One region of Armatimonadota bacterium genomic DNA includes:
- a CDS encoding pitrilysin family protein, giving the protein MVSKTVLPNGVRILSEHVPYVDSVSVGIWAHAGSRDEIDSRMGISHFIEHMLFKGTHTRSAKQIADEMDGLGGHLNAFTDKEFTCYYAKVLREHLSKAVDIVSDMVLNSVLDPVEMDREKNVVLEEIGRHQDTPEDHVHDLLAEVLWKGHRLGNSVIGSSVVVKNLTRDDLLAYLHELYCPDALVISAAGNIDHREFVDLVAKAFGDLSGKRTPRVMHDAQVHLDVRVIDKSTQQVHFCLGTHGYAQDCKEKYALAAIDSALGGGMSSRLFQEIREKRGLAYAIGSYSASYQEAGMFAIYGGTSIQNIKYVLELTQIECDNIKKSSVTDAELERAKNQIRGALVLGQESMSNRMSRLAKSEMYFGRLVRLEEIIDSIMAVTKDDVASVASQLFDDSKFAIAAIGPFKKHADLIKDSMLSV; this is encoded by the coding sequence TATGTCGACAGCGTGTCTGTTGGGATATGGGCGCACGCGGGTTCTCGTGACGAGATCGACTCGCGCATGGGGATCAGCCACTTTATTGAGCATATGCTTTTTAAGGGTACGCACACCCGCAGCGCGAAACAGATTGCCGATGAAATGGACGGTCTCGGCGGGCACTTGAACGCCTTTACCGATAAAGAGTTCACCTGCTATTACGCCAAAGTGCTGCGCGAGCATCTGTCGAAAGCGGTTGACATCGTATCGGATATGGTCCTGAATTCCGTTCTTGATCCGGTCGAAATGGACCGCGAGAAAAATGTCGTCCTTGAGGAGATCGGCCGTCATCAGGACACTCCCGAAGACCATGTGCACGATCTGCTTGCGGAGGTGCTATGGAAGGGCCATCGGCTTGGCAACTCGGTCATCGGCTCCAGCGTGGTCGTCAAGAATCTGACGCGTGATGACTTGCTCGCTTATCTGCATGAGTTATACTGCCCGGACGCGCTCGTAATTTCCGCCGCAGGCAACATAGATCACCGCGAGTTTGTCGATCTGGTGGCAAAAGCATTTGGTGATCTTTCCGGCAAAAGAACTCCCAGGGTAATGCATGATGCCCAGGTCCATCTGGATGTGCGGGTCATTGATAAATCGACTCAACAGGTGCACTTTTGCCTGGGCACTCACGGCTATGCTCAGGATTGCAAAGAGAAATACGCCCTGGCTGCCATTGATTCGGCGCTTGGCGGAGGGATGAGTTCAAGGCTCTTCCAGGAAATTCGTGAAAAGCGCGGCCTGGCGTATGCCATAGGTTCATATTCTGCTTCATACCAGGAGGCCGGCATGTTTGCCATATACGGCGGCACCAGCATCCAGAATATCAAATACGTGCTCGAACTTACCCAGATCGAGTGCGACAATATTAAAAAGAGCAGTGTGACCGATGCCGAGCTTGAGCGCGCAAAGAACCAGATACGAGGCGCGCTGGTCCTTGGTCAGGAGAGTATGTCCAACAGGATGAGTCGGCTTGCCAAGAGCGAGATGTACTTCGGCAGATTGGTCAGGCTCGAAGAGATAATAGATTCGATCATGGCTGTGACAAAAGATGATGTCGCGTCGGTCGCCTCGCAGCTTTTTGACGACTCGAAGTTTGCGATTGCCGCCATAGGTCCTTTCAAGAAGCATGCCGATCTGATTAAAGATAGTATGCTGTCAGTGTAA
- the dapB gene encoding 4-hydroxy-tetrahydrodipicolinate reductase: MPDKIKVAVLGACGKMGREVMKAVAGADDMELVGACDVYGAGTNASEAAGVPGLSFNIEADFKKLLAESKPDVVVYFAKPFDMDNVRAMLHAGVVPVIGTTGISAQNLDEIGKLAESTGTGAMVIPNFAIGAVLMMKFAAEAAKYMPNVEIIELHHDKKVDSPSGTAIKTAEMIEASRQESGLECEKPLGSDDDPARGDKHSEVQIHSVRLPGLVAHQEVLFGGTGQILTIRHDSIDRTSFMPGVLLAVRRASTIKALVYGLDKLL, translated from the coding sequence ATGCCTGATAAAATAAAAGTCGCGGTGCTTGGCGCATGCGGAAAAATGGGCCGCGAAGTGATGAAAGCGGTGGCGGGCGCTGATGATATGGAGCTTGTCGGCGCATGTGACGTATATGGCGCGGGCACTAACGCATCCGAAGCTGCGGGCGTACCCGGCTTGAGCTTTAATATAGAGGCGGATTTCAAAAAATTACTTGCCGAGTCGAAGCCGGATGTGGTTGTCTATTTCGCCAAGCCGTTCGATATGGATAATGTGCGGGCAATGCTGCATGCCGGGGTAGTCCCGGTTATTGGGACCACAGGTATCAGCGCTCAGAACCTTGATGAGATCGGCAAACTGGCCGAAAGCACCGGAACGGGCGCGATGGTGATACCCAACTTTGCAATCGGCGCTGTGCTGATGATGAAGTTTGCAGCCGAGGCTGCAAAGTATATGCCCAATGTGGAGATTATCGAGCTTCACCACGATAAGAAGGTCGATTCACCGTCCGGGACGGCCATAAAGACAGCAGAGATGATCGAAGCGTCCAGGCAGGAATCCGGGCTCGAGTGTGAGAAGCCGCTGGGTTCCGATGACGACCCTGCCAGGGGTGATAAGCACAGTGAGGTTCAGATTCACAGTGTGCGCCTGCCGGGACTGGTTGCCCATCAGGAAGTTCTCTTCGGTGGGACCGGCCAGATTCTCACGATCAGGCACGATAGTATTGACAGAACAAGTTTTATGCCGGGCGTTCTGCTCGCGGTGCGGC